The genomic window CGCTGCTGGGCTCGCTCTCCGACGAGGAGgatgaggacgaggaggaggaagaagacgaGGAGTCACCGCCACCGTGAGCGTGAGTGCCCATGCCGCCACCCATGCCACGGGACTTGGGAGGAGCCTGCTGGAGGGGCTCGTCGGGCATCTTGGCGAAGCGGAACTCAAACACGTCCTGGATGGACAGATAGACAAAACGGATTGAGAGCTTGTTTATTTACTCCATTGTGGATCATGTCCCTATTGTTTTGTTACACAATAATAACAGTTATCACAAGAGAGAACGTTGTAGGGACAGAACAGAGAAATGCAACTGACATTTGACATATTAGTCATTAAGCaaacttatccagagtgacttgcagTCAGTGCATTCAGCCAAGGTAGATAAGACGACCACATATCGCAGGTAAAGCCCCCTGAGCATGCAGTGGACATGGAGGTCAAGCAACAAAGGTGAACTAAGGGTTCCAGGTTGAGTTGTGGTGACGGAACTGAGCTCACCTGCAGCTTGCGGGCCATGCCCACTATGTCATGGTCGGGGGGGTTGTATTTGTAGCAGTTGGAGAACATGAGTCGGACGTCAGCGGAAAACTGCTGCGAATCCCTGTACTCCCGATTGTCCATCTTCCTctgagagaaagacaggagagaaaagagaaggtTTTAAACTCCAACAGATAAAGGAGATGACTCCAGATAGGGATAAGCCTCCTTGGTTTCATACTGTGACAGATATCGACGCAAAACAAATGTGAGAAGATATGAGGTAATAATCCATGAACTGTGTATTTGAGCCACATTCAGTTCTCATTGAGTCACGGCATTGCGACATCTTTATCTTGCAAGCTGACCTTGATGTTGCTGAGGTCCATGGGGCACTTGATGATGTCGTGGTAGTCGTGCAGGCCCAGGGCCGAGGCGTCCACGGGCTTGTAGAAGGGCCAGGCGTAGGCCGTGTGTTTCTTGGATAGCAGATCCTTCAGCACGCTGTTACAGTAACGCAGCTGTTGGCTCAGCTTGGCCCGCCGCGGCGCCTTGGGCTGCACAGAGTCCGGCAGGTCCTTCTTGGGGGGCTTGATGGGGCGTCCACTGCCCCCTCGCCGCGCCAGGGTCTTCCCGCCTCCggccatcatgggctggagcaGGACGGGGCCTCCTGGGCCCATGGGCCCTCTAACCAGGCTGGGAGGGGGGTCCATGTCCCCCAGGGAGGCGAGGGAGGAGGGGTCGTGGCTCAGCCCTTGCCCGTGGCCTCCTTTCCCCAGGCCCACCATCCGGCCCCCTCCTACAGCCAGGGGCATGGTCATCATGGTGGAGGGAGTGGTGGTGTCCGCCTTCCGCTTCACTCCCTTCTTCTGCACAAAGAGAGAGGAGTTACAGTATGGTTTTCTGTTTGACAATGGAGGTTCTgtagcctatatacagtgtgtaacaGGCAGCAGCAACAAAGTTGTAGCATCAATACAGTGTTCAGTACTATAGCAAGTTCCTATTCAGGTCTTAGCATCTTGAGTGAAGTGTGGTACCTTGGCGGTGGGCTGTGTGGGGGGCAGGCTCAGCAGCTGTGTGGGGGGCAGACTCTTGGGCAGCATGGTCTGAGGGGGGGTGTCGGAGTCATCCGTGTCAGAGGAGGATGGGGAGTATGCCGACTGAGACACTGCAGGGACCTGGTGAGCTTTCGACgctgagagaggggcagagaaaaATCAGACCCAAGAACACACCCATAGTGGTAATACTACCAAAAAAGATTATGGGCAAGGAGGTACAGTCCATGTTAAACAAGGTTGCACATGTGTTCCTACTCATCTTTAACCACACATACACAGTATTCCACTAACACTTCGTTGAACATTTATCTTGCCTGCTTTTCCCATCACATTCTCCAGAGTGACTCACCGTTGGCCTTGCGGCCTCCTTTGCCAGGCTTGCCCGGTTTGCCCCTGGGGGCAGGAGGGGGCAGCTCAATCTCCTCCTGGGGCATCTGGGCCACCTTCTGCAGGAACACCTTCTCCAGGGACTGGGCCATCAGCACTATGTCATCTGTGGGCTGGGGGAGGAGAAGAAGCCACATGCACTTAATAATCAACATCCAGTTAACACAGGTACATCTACAGTTGCTGTGAATATGGAAAGCCCTTGTGATAAATTAGATACATACATTAGCTCTGTTGTCATTGATGCATTAGCCTGATCTATACATGTAAATATTAGGGCCATACCTTGTTGTAGATATAGCAGTTGGTGAACATGGTGTTGAAGTCCTGCATGCACTCACTGGCGCTGCGGTAATAGTTGTTCTCCAGCCGCTTCTTGATGGTGCCCATGTCCATGGGTTGCTTGATGATCTTGTGATAATCCTAGGAGAGCAAGAAAGAACGGAATAAAGAAAAAGAGAGTAATGACTGTTGAATGGCGGTGTGACACTGATGTAAGCTATGGACGAACGCTCATGG from Coregonus clupeaformis isolate EN_2021a chromosome 17, ASM2061545v1, whole genome shotgun sequence includes these protein-coding regions:
- the LOC121559683 gene encoding bromodomain-containing protein 2-like isoform X3, yielding METAVNPPLDSSSLGVVGLSGGGMEHHASGPGKRMRKPSLLYEGFESPQLPHAPPPPPVQPPVRDPGRQGCMTNQLQFLQKAMIKSLWRHHFAWPFHEPVDAFRLNLPDYHKIIKQPMDMGTIKKRLENNYYRSASECMQDFNTMFTNCYIYNKPTDDIVLMAQSLEKVFLQKVAQMPQEEIELPPPAPRGKPGKPGKGGRKANASKAHQVPAVSQSAYSPSSSDTDDSDTPPQTMLPKSLPPTQLLSLPPTQPTAKKKGVKRKADTTTPSTMMTMPLAVGGGRMVGLGKGGHGQGLSHDPSSLASLGDMDPPPSLVRGPMGPGGPVLLQPMMAGGGKTLARRGGSGRPIKPPKKDLPDSVQPKAPRRAKLSQQLRYCNSVLKDLLSKKHTAYAWPFYKPVDASALGLHDYHDIIKCPMDLSNIKRKMDNREYRDSQQFSADVRLMFSNCYKYNPPDHDIVGMARKLQDVFEFRFAKMPDEPLQQAPPKSRGMGGGMGTHAHGGGDSSSSSSSSSSSSSSESEPSSESESSSDSEEERAHRLAELQDQLRAVHEQLAALSQGPIVKNKKKREKKDKKEKKKKKKPEKRNRGRPCTAVGGEDWEMPTAKPVKTPKSKSSRSSAPASSQGKRGPGRKKGSKNTKKSQAATMPYYAPPASSMLPHYDSEEEEEETSPMSYDEKRQLSLDINKLPGEKLGRVVHIIQSREPSLRDTNPEEIEIDFETLKPSTLRELERYVMTCLRKKPRKPYVKKGGPGKSREELALEKKRELERRLQDVSGQLNSGKKPQKPKAEKLSGVEPHARPSRLSGSSSSSDSSSSSSSSSSDTSESDSG
- the LOC121559683 gene encoding bromodomain-containing protein 2-like isoform X2, producing METAVNPPLDSSLGVVGLSGGGMEHHASGPGKRMRKPSLLYEGFESPQLPHAPPPPPVQPPVRDPGRQGCMTNQLQFLQKAMIKSLWRHHFAWPFHEPVDAFRLNLPDYHKIIKQPMDMGTIKKRLENNYYRSASECMQDFNTMFTNCYIYNKPTDDIVLMAQSLEKVFLQKVAQMPQEEIELPPPAPRGKPGKPGKGGRKANASKAHQVPAVSQSAYSPSSSDTDDSDTPPQTMLPKSLPPTQLLSLPPTQPTAKKKGVKRKADTTTPSTMMTMPLAVGGGRMVGLGKGGHGQGLSHDPSSLASLGDMDPPPSLVRGPMGPGGPVLLQPMMAGGGKTLARRGGSGRPIKPPKKDLPDSVQPKAPRRAKLSQQLRYCNSVLKDLLSKKHTAYAWPFYKPVDASALGLHDYHDIIKCPMDLSNIKRKMDNREYRDSQQFSADVRLMFSNCYKYNPPDHDIVGMARKLQDVFEFRFAKMPDEPLQQAPPKSRGMGGGMGTHAHGGGDSSSSSSSSSSSSSSESEPSSESESSSDSEEERAHRLAELQDQVCTQLRAVHEQLAALSQGPIVKNKKKREKKDKKEKKKKKKPEKRNRGRPCTAVGGEDWEMPTAKPVKTPKSKSSRSSAPASSQGKRGPGRKKGSKNTKKSQAATMPYYAPPASSMLPHYDSEEEEEETSPMSYDEKRQLSLDINKLPGEKLGRVVHIIQSREPSLRDTNPEEIEIDFETLKPSTLRELERYVMTCLRKKPRKPYVKKGGPGKSREELALEKKRELERRLQDVSGQLNSGKKPQKPKAEKLSGVEPHARPSRLSGSSSSSDSSSSSSSSSSDTSESDSG
- the LOC121559683 gene encoding bromodomain-containing protein 2-like isoform X4, with the protein product METAVNPPLDSSLGVVGLSGGGMEHHASGPGKRMRKPSLLYEGFESPQLPHAPPPPPVQPPVRDPGRQGCMTNQLQFLQKAMIKSLWRHHFAWPFHEPVDAFRLNLPDYHKIIKQPMDMGTIKKRLENNYYRSASECMQDFNTMFTNCYIYNKPTDDIVLMAQSLEKVFLQKVAQMPQEEIELPPPAPRGKPGKPGKGGRKANASKAHQVPAVSQSAYSPSSSDTDDSDTPPQTMLPKSLPPTQLLSLPPTQPTAKKKGVKRKADTTTPSTMMTMPLAVGGGRMVGLGKGGHGQGLSHDPSSLASLGDMDPPPSLVRGPMGPGGPVLLQPMMAGGGKTLARRGGSGRPIKPPKKDLPDSVQPKAPRRAKLSQQLRYCNSVLKDLLSKKHTAYAWPFYKPVDASALGLHDYHDIIKCPMDLSNIKRKMDNREYRDSQQFSADVRLMFSNCYKYNPPDHDIVGMARKLQDVFEFRFAKMPDEPLQQAPPKSRGMGGGMGTHAHGGGDSSSSSSSSSSSSSSESEPSSESESSSDSEEERAHRLAELQDQLRAVHEQLAALSQGPIVKNKKKREKKDKKEKKKKKKPEKRNRGRPCTAVGGEDWEMPTAKPVKTPKSKSSRSSAPASSQGKRGPGRKKGSKNTKKSQAATMPYYAPPASSMLPHYDSEEEEEETSPMSYDEKRQLSLDINKLPGEKLGRVVHIIQSREPSLRDTNPEEIEIDFETLKPSTLRELERYVMTCLRKKPRKPYVKKGGPGKSREELALEKKRELERRLQDVSGQLNSGKKPQKPKAEKLSGVEPHARPSRLSGSSSSSDSSSSSSSSSSDTSESDSG
- the LOC121559683 gene encoding bromodomain-containing protein 2-like isoform X1 encodes the protein METAVNPPLDSSSLGVVGLSGGGMEHHASGPGKRMRKPSLLYEGFESPQLPHAPPPPPVQPPVRDPGRQGCMTNQLQFLQKAMIKSLWRHHFAWPFHEPVDAFRLNLPDYHKIIKQPMDMGTIKKRLENNYYRSASECMQDFNTMFTNCYIYNKPTDDIVLMAQSLEKVFLQKVAQMPQEEIELPPPAPRGKPGKPGKGGRKANASKAHQVPAVSQSAYSPSSSDTDDSDTPPQTMLPKSLPPTQLLSLPPTQPTAKKKGVKRKADTTTPSTMMTMPLAVGGGRMVGLGKGGHGQGLSHDPSSLASLGDMDPPPSLVRGPMGPGGPVLLQPMMAGGGKTLARRGGSGRPIKPPKKDLPDSVQPKAPRRAKLSQQLRYCNSVLKDLLSKKHTAYAWPFYKPVDASALGLHDYHDIIKCPMDLSNIKRKMDNREYRDSQQFSADVRLMFSNCYKYNPPDHDIVGMARKLQDVFEFRFAKMPDEPLQQAPPKSRGMGGGMGTHAHGGGDSSSSSSSSSSSSSSESEPSSESESSSDSEEERAHRLAELQDQVCTQLRAVHEQLAALSQGPIVKNKKKREKKDKKEKKKKKKPEKRNRGRPCTAVGGEDWEMPTAKPVKTPKSKSSRSSAPASSQGKRGPGRKKGSKNTKKSQAATMPYYAPPASSMLPHYDSEEEEEETSPMSYDEKRQLSLDINKLPGEKLGRVVHIIQSREPSLRDTNPEEIEIDFETLKPSTLRELERYVMTCLRKKPRKPYVKKGGPGKSREELALEKKRELERRLQDVSGQLNSGKKPQKPKAEKLSGVEPHARPSRLSGSSSSSDSSSSSSSSSSDTSESDSG